One Leifsonia shinshuensis DNA window includes the following coding sequences:
- a CDS encoding HRDC domain-containing protein, which translates to MADHIVIDSRDAYREALDLIVAGEGPIAVDAERASGFRYSQRAYLIQMFRRGSGTFLFDPPAIGRFDELNEAIAGDEWVLHAATQDLTCLREVGLDPVSIFDTELAARLLGMPRVGLGTVVEELLGIHLAKEHSAADWSTRPLPEPWLDYAALDVELLPDLRDAIAGLLVEAGKTDIARQEFADELTRELVVPRHEPWRRLSGIHSIRGLRNLAVARELWLSRDALAQQLDVAPGRLVPDASLTAAAKAMPDSKRALAAMREFTGRASRTELDRWWGAIEAGRSTDDLPVLRGTGESLPPPRAWADRNPEADARLKAARAALTTLAEELSLPLENLLTPDTLRRVAWTPPAEVTPSTVADALAKHGARRWQIEATSQAIAQAFVESTQTPRDASEAAS; encoded by the coding sequence GTGGCTGACCATATCGTCATCGACAGCCGCGACGCCTACCGCGAGGCCCTGGACCTGATCGTCGCGGGCGAAGGCCCCATCGCCGTCGACGCCGAGCGCGCCAGCGGCTTCCGCTACTCGCAGCGCGCCTACCTCATCCAGATGTTCCGGCGCGGGTCGGGCACCTTCCTGTTCGACCCGCCCGCGATCGGCCGGTTCGACGAGCTCAACGAGGCGATCGCCGGCGATGAGTGGGTGCTGCACGCCGCCACCCAGGACCTCACCTGCCTGCGCGAGGTCGGCCTCGACCCGGTCAGCATCTTCGACACCGAGCTGGCAGCGCGCCTGCTCGGGATGCCGCGCGTCGGGCTCGGGACCGTCGTGGAGGAGCTGCTCGGCATCCACCTCGCGAAGGAGCACAGCGCCGCCGACTGGTCGACGCGCCCGCTGCCCGAGCCGTGGCTGGACTACGCCGCGCTGGACGTCGAGCTGCTGCCCGACCTCCGGGACGCGATCGCCGGGCTGCTCGTGGAGGCCGGCAAGACCGACATCGCCCGGCAGGAGTTCGCCGACGAGCTCACCCGCGAGCTCGTCGTCCCGCGGCACGAGCCGTGGCGGCGCCTCTCCGGCATCCATTCGATCCGCGGCCTGCGCAACCTCGCGGTCGCCCGCGAGCTGTGGCTGAGCCGCGACGCGCTCGCCCAGCAGCTCGACGTCGCGCCCGGCCGGCTGGTCCCCGACGCCTCGCTGACCGCCGCCGCCAAGGCGATGCCCGACTCCAAACGCGCCCTCGCCGCCATGCGCGAGTTCACCGGCCGCGCCAGCCGCACCGAGCTGGACCGCTGGTGGGGCGCCATCGAGGCCGGCCGCAGCACCGACGACCTCCCCGTGCTGCGCGGCACCGGGGAGAGCCTCCCTCCGCCCCGCGCCTGGGCCGACCGCAACCCGGAGGCCGACGCCCGGCTGAAGGCCGCCCGCGCCGCTCTGACCACCCTCGCCGAGGAGCTCTCGCTGCCGTTGGAGAACCTGCTGACGCCCGACACGCTGCGGCGCGTGGCCTGGACGCCGCCCGCCGAGGTCACCCCGTCGACCGTCGCCGACGCCCTCGCGAAGCACGGCGCGCGACGCTGGCAGATTGAGGCAACCTCACAGGCGATCGCCCAGGCCTTTGTGGAAAGCACCCAAACGCCGCGCGACGCGTCCGAAGCCGCTTCGTAG
- a CDS encoding alpha/beta hydrolase family protein: protein MATTSSGSGGDGTLGKAVGVGAAIAGGLALVAAATAAYAMARVARTVITPVRRRPQREFVRGVDEAHGTITLERTPDAAMPGRFGLWFGSESGYAKLGGLIETSDGSVVRELERIHFGELGPGRSRISGYYYLEPEELGLPVQSVEIETDLGQAPAWVFPADEPASGDRWVIQVHGWGATRQEGLRAVPTFHGAGYTCLLASYRNDGDAPESADRRYGLGGTEWRDIDAAIRYAADHGARSIVLMGWSMGGAVVLQTVTRSQNLDLVSGVVLESPVVDWIDTLEFQANMLRLPDAIAQGAMRLIASNWSGPITGQGAPIDLRSMDFVARAADLSLPMLILHSQDDGFVPDTASRALAAARSDIVTFVPFTVALHTKLWNYDEAKWTAAVREWLDERA from the coding sequence ATGGCGACCACCAGCAGCGGATCGGGCGGAGACGGCACGTTGGGAAAGGCGGTCGGCGTCGGCGCGGCGATAGCCGGGGGACTCGCGCTGGTCGCGGCGGCCACCGCGGCCTACGCCATGGCGCGGGTGGCGCGCACCGTGATCACGCCCGTCCGCCGGCGGCCGCAGCGCGAGTTCGTGCGCGGCGTGGACGAGGCGCACGGCACGATCACGCTCGAGCGGACTCCGGACGCGGCGATGCCCGGGCGCTTCGGCCTGTGGTTCGGCTCGGAGTCGGGCTACGCCAAGCTCGGCGGGTTGATCGAGACCAGCGACGGCAGCGTGGTCAGGGAGCTGGAGCGCATCCACTTCGGGGAGCTCGGACCGGGGCGTTCGCGGATCAGCGGCTACTACTACCTGGAGCCGGAGGAGCTCGGGCTGCCCGTGCAGAGCGTGGAGATCGAGACGGACCTGGGGCAGGCGCCGGCGTGGGTGTTCCCGGCGGACGAGCCGGCGTCCGGCGACCGCTGGGTCATCCAGGTGCACGGCTGGGGCGCGACCCGGCAGGAGGGGCTGCGCGCGGTTCCGACCTTCCACGGCGCGGGCTACACGTGCCTCCTGGCCTCCTACCGCAACGACGGCGACGCCCCGGAGAGCGCCGACCGCCGCTACGGCCTGGGCGGCACCGAGTGGCGCGACATCGACGCCGCCATCCGGTACGCGGCCGACCACGGCGCGCGCTCCATCGTGCTGATGGGCTGGTCGATGGGCGGCGCGGTCGTGCTGCAGACCGTCACGCGGTCGCAGAACCTCGACCTGGTCAGCGGGGTGGTGCTGGAGTCCCCGGTGGTCGACTGGATCGACACGCTGGAGTTCCAGGCGAACATGCTCCGCCTCCCCGACGCGATCGCCCAGGGCGCGATGCGGCTGATCGCCTCCAACTGGAGCGGCCCGATCACCGGCCAGGGCGCGCCGATCGACCTGCGCAGCATGGACTTCGTGGCGCGCGCCGCCGACCTCAGCCTCCCGATGCTCATCCTGCACAGCCAGGACGACGGCTTCGTGCCGGACACCGCCTCCCGCGCGCTCGCCGCGGCGCGCAGCGACATCGTGACGTTCGTGCCGTTCACGGTCGCGCTGCACACCAAGCTCTGGAACTACGACGAGGCGAAGTGGACGGCGGCCGTGCGGGAGTGGCTGGACGAGCGGGCGTGA
- a CDS encoding 3-hydroxyacyl-CoA dehydrogenase NAD-binding domain-containing protein: MTDYSTIDFSPLVELTSDEVVTHSLVKDVRLPSGKTLALVTLDNGRDHTRPNTMGPATLLELGRTFDALTERAARGEIDAVAVTGKPFILAAGADLSRVSDIPSVEVAKLLPQLGHYVLGKQATFGVPSFVFTNGLALGGGVEIGLNADYRTIDRNAAAFALPEVFLGLIPGWGGATILPNLIGIENALKVVVENPLKQNRMLKPQEVFELGIADAIFDSANFLEDSLLWADKVLTGAVEVKRPNVPGKVERMVKWDAAIGIARKMLESRIGTVPKSPYKALDLLKAAKSNDRAAGFELEDDALAELISGDQFQASIYAFNLVQKRAKRPAGAPDKALAKKVTKIGVIGAGYMASQFALLFVRRLRVPVVITDLDQAHVDKGVAYIHDEIGKLQEKGRISPDEANRLRALVTGTTDKADFADCDWVIEAVFEELTVKQNVFAEVEQYLSDEAVLATNTSSLSVEQIGAKLKHPERLVGFHFFTPVAVMPLIEVVKTPHTDDSTLSTAMVTAAALKKNAVITADTPGFVVNRVLAKILGEAMHAVDDGTPFDTVDKAFAPLGLPMAPSVLLDLVGLKVGAHVLDTHHAAFPDRFYRSENLHRLAEHGTLLEKDSKGKVKGLDKGAAKILAGGKNPWSEQEILRRLEDGLADEIHRMLVDDHVVEAPEDIDLCMILGAGFPFQMGGITPYLDRVGASERVFGDTFQHPPVRGVRTPEKAVV, from the coding sequence GTGACCGACTACAGCACCATCGACTTCTCCCCGCTCGTCGAGCTCACCTCCGACGAGGTCGTCACCCACTCCCTCGTGAAGGACGTCCGGCTGCCCAGCGGCAAGACGCTCGCGCTGGTCACGCTCGACAACGGCCGCGACCACACCCGCCCGAACACGATGGGCCCCGCCACGCTCCTGGAGCTGGGCCGGACGTTCGACGCCCTGACCGAGCGCGCGGCGCGCGGCGAGATCGACGCGGTCGCCGTCACCGGCAAGCCGTTCATCCTCGCCGCCGGCGCCGACCTCAGCCGCGTCAGCGACATCCCGAGCGTGGAGGTCGCCAAGCTGCTCCCCCAGCTCGGCCACTATGTGCTCGGCAAGCAGGCGACCTTCGGCGTCCCGTCGTTCGTGTTCACGAACGGCCTCGCACTCGGCGGCGGCGTGGAGATCGGCCTCAACGCCGACTACCGCACCATCGACCGCAACGCGGCGGCGTTCGCGCTGCCCGAGGTGTTCCTCGGCCTCATCCCCGGCTGGGGCGGCGCGACCATCCTGCCGAACCTGATCGGCATCGAGAACGCGCTCAAGGTCGTCGTCGAGAACCCGCTCAAGCAGAACCGGATGCTGAAGCCCCAGGAGGTCTTCGAGCTCGGGATCGCGGACGCGATCTTCGACTCGGCCAACTTCCTCGAGGACTCGCTGCTCTGGGCCGACAAGGTCCTGACCGGCGCCGTCGAGGTCAAGCGCCCGAACGTGCCGGGCAAGGTCGAGCGCATGGTCAAGTGGGACGCCGCCATCGGCATCGCCCGCAAGATGCTGGAGAGCCGCATCGGCACCGTCCCGAAGTCGCCGTACAAGGCCCTCGACCTGCTGAAGGCCGCCAAGTCGAACGACCGCGCCGCCGGCTTCGAGCTGGAGGACGACGCGCTCGCCGAGCTCATCTCCGGCGACCAGTTCCAGGCCAGCATCTATGCCTTCAACCTGGTCCAGAAGCGCGCCAAGCGGCCCGCGGGAGCCCCGGACAAGGCGCTGGCGAAGAAGGTCACCAAGATCGGCGTGATCGGCGCCGGCTACATGGCCAGCCAGTTCGCGCTGCTGTTCGTCCGGCGCCTGCGGGTGCCCGTGGTGATCACGGACCTCGACCAGGCCCACGTCGACAAGGGCGTGGCGTACATCCACGACGAGATCGGGAAGCTCCAGGAGAAGGGCCGGATCTCGCCCGACGAGGCGAACCGCCTGCGTGCCCTGGTGACCGGCACGACCGACAAGGCCGACTTCGCCGACTGCGACTGGGTCATCGAGGCCGTCTTCGAGGAACTGACCGTCAAGCAGAACGTCTTCGCGGAGGTCGAGCAGTACCTCTCCGACGAGGCCGTGCTGGCGACCAACACCTCCTCACTCTCGGTGGAGCAGATCGGCGCGAAGCTGAAGCACCCCGAGCGCCTGGTCGGCTTCCACTTCTTCACCCCGGTCGCGGTCATGCCGCTGATCGAGGTCGTGAAGACGCCGCACACGGACGACTCCACGCTCTCCACGGCGATGGTCACGGCGGCGGCGCTGAAGAAGAACGCCGTCATCACCGCCGACACCCCCGGCTTCGTGGTGAACCGGGTGCTGGCGAAGATCCTCGGTGAGGCCATGCACGCGGTGGACGACGGCACGCCGTTCGACACCGTGGACAAGGCGTTCGCGCCGCTCGGCCTGCCGATGGCGCCCTCCGTGCTGCTCGACCTGGTCGGCCTGAAGGTCGGCGCGCATGTGCTCGACACTCACCACGCGGCCTTCCCCGACCGGTTCTACCGCAGCGAGAACCTGCACCGCCTGGCGGAGCACGGCACGCTGCTGGAGAAGGACTCCAAGGGCAAGGTGAAGGGCCTCGACAAGGGCGCGGCCAAGATCCTGGCCGGCGGCAAGAACCCGTGGAGCGAGCAGGAGATCCTGCGACGGCTCGAGGACGGCCTGGCCGACGAGATCCACCGCATGCTCGTGGACGACCACGTGGTCGAGGCTCCGGAGGACATCGACCTCTGCATGATCCTCGGCGCGGGCTTCCCGTTCCAGATGGGCGGCATCACGCCGTACCTCGACCGGGTGGGCGCGTCCGAGCGGGTCTTCGGAGACACCTTCCAGCACCCGCCGGTGCGCGGCGTCCGCACTCCCGAGAAGGCCGTCGTCTGA
- a CDS encoding thiolase family protein: MADRTEVVFVDGVRTPFGRAGEKGQYWNTRADDLVVKAMIGLLERNPNVPKERIDDVAIAATTQQGDQGLTLGRTAALLAGLPKSVPGFAIDRMCAGAMTSVTTLGSGIAFGSYDLVIAGGVEHMGRHPMGFGADPNPRFLSERMVAEDALNMGMTAERIHDRFPALTKERSDRFALGSQQKTAAAYAAGKLQPDLVSVAIRSEQGWGLATQDEGMRPETTMEGLATLKTPFRPHGRVTAGNASPLTDGATASLLASSDAVKEFGLKPKMRMVSFAFAGVEPEIMGIGPVPSTEKALRKAGLTIDDIGLFELNEAFAIQVLSFLDHFGIDDADPRVNKWGGAIAIGHPLAASGVRLMIQLARQFEEHPEVRYGLTAMCVGLGQGGTVIWENPNYDKRAARKG; encoded by the coding sequence GTGGCCGATAGAACGGAAGTCGTGTTCGTCGACGGAGTCCGTACTCCGTTTGGACGTGCGGGCGAAAAAGGGCAGTACTGGAACACCCGCGCGGACGACCTCGTCGTCAAGGCCATGATCGGCCTGCTGGAGCGGAATCCGAACGTGCCCAAGGAGCGCATCGACGATGTCGCGATCGCCGCGACGACGCAGCAGGGCGACCAGGGGCTGACCCTGGGCCGCACGGCGGCGCTGCTCGCCGGACTGCCGAAGTCGGTGCCCGGCTTCGCGATCGACCGGATGTGCGCCGGCGCGATGACCAGCGTCACCACGCTCGGCTCCGGCATCGCGTTCGGCAGCTACGACCTGGTGATCGCCGGCGGCGTCGAGCATATGGGACGCCACCCGATGGGCTTCGGGGCCGACCCGAACCCGCGCTTCCTGTCCGAGCGCATGGTCGCCGAGGACGCGCTCAACATGGGCATGACCGCCGAGCGCATCCACGACCGGTTCCCCGCGCTCACCAAGGAGCGCTCCGACCGGTTCGCCCTCGGCAGCCAGCAGAAGACCGCCGCCGCGTACGCCGCGGGCAAGCTGCAGCCGGACCTGGTGTCCGTCGCCATCCGCTCCGAGCAGGGCTGGGGACTGGCCACGCAGGACGAGGGCATGCGCCCGGAGACCACGATGGAGGGCCTCGCCACGCTGAAGACCCCGTTCCGCCCGCACGGCCGGGTGACCGCGGGCAACGCGTCGCCGCTCACCGACGGCGCCACCGCCAGCCTGCTCGCGTCCTCCGACGCGGTGAAGGAGTTCGGCCTGAAGCCGAAGATGCGGATGGTCAGCTTCGCATTCGCCGGCGTCGAGCCGGAGATCATGGGCATCGGCCCGGTGCCGTCCACCGAGAAGGCGCTCCGCAAGGCCGGCCTCACCATCGACGACATCGGCCTGTTCGAGCTGAACGAGGCGTTCGCGATCCAGGTGCTGTCGTTCCTGGACCACTTCGGCATCGACGACGCCGACCCGCGCGTCAACAAGTGGGGCGGCGCGATCGCGATCGGCCACCCGCTCGCCGCAAGCGGCGTGCGCCTGATGATCCAGCTCGCCCGCCAGTTCGAGGAGCACCCGGAGGTCCGCTACGGCCTCACCGCGATGTGCGTCGGCCTCGGCCAGGGCGGCACCGTGATCTGGGAGAACCCCAACTACGACAAGCGCGCCGCGCGGAAGGGCTGA
- a CDS encoding DUF3000 domain-containing protein has translation MSTPTSTPHLPGAYATALDSIRAAKARPELVITEIPAPAQLAPFSIALAADVRPARHGDDSDLGTGRFILLYDPDEPEAWGGPFRIVCFAQAPLETDIGLDPFLADVAWSWLVDALDARHAKYTAASGTATKIISTGFGELAAQGDGAQIELRASWSPQETDIAAHVEGWGELLCMLAGLPPTGEGVSLLSARRTPRG, from the coding sequence GTGTCGACACCTACCTCGACCCCGCACCTGCCCGGGGCCTACGCGACGGCGCTGGATTCCATCCGCGCCGCGAAGGCGCGGCCGGAGCTCGTGATCACGGAGATCCCGGCTCCCGCTCAGCTCGCGCCGTTCTCCATCGCGCTGGCCGCGGACGTCCGCCCCGCGCGGCACGGCGACGACTCGGACCTCGGCACCGGACGCTTCATCCTGCTCTACGACCCCGACGAGCCGGAGGCCTGGGGCGGCCCGTTCCGCATCGTCTGCTTCGCGCAGGCCCCGCTGGAGACCGACATCGGGCTCGACCCGTTCCTCGCCGACGTGGCGTGGTCGTGGCTGGTCGACGCGCTCGACGCGCGCCACGCCAAGTACACCGCCGCCAGCGGCACCGCCACCAAGATCATCTCGACCGGCTTCGGCGAGCTCGCCGCCCAGGGCGACGGCGCCCAGATCGAGCTGCGCGCCTCCTGGAGCCCGCAGGAGACCGACATCGCCGCCCACGTGGAGGGCTGGGGCGAGCTGCTGTGCATGCTGGCCGGCCTGCCGCCCACCGGCGAAGGGGTGAGCCTGCTGAGCGCGAGAAGGACACCGCGTGGCTGA